Below is a window of Brachyspira pilosicoli DNA.
TGTCGCCCTGAAGGACTCCCTACGGTCGCTCTGAAGGACTCCCTACGGTCGCAAAAGAAGTGGGTGCCACCCTACGGGCACGCTTCGCAGGGGGGCAAAGCCCTGCAATAATTTGAATTAAAAAATTAAAATTTTAGAAAGTGCAATCATTTTTATATTTTATTATTTTTATGAGAGGTTAAATATGCAAAGTTTTAATTTACAGCTTCCTACTAAAGTTATATTTGGAAAAAATGCTCAAGAGAATACTGCTTCAGAAATAAAAAAATTAAATGCTAAAAAAATATTTATTGTTTATGGTTCTAATAGAATAAAAGAAAATGGTTTATTAGATAATATAGAAAACATGTTAAAAAAAGAAAATATTGATTATACTTTTTTTAATAATGTAAAAGCAAATCCTTTACTTTCGCATGCTAGAATTGGAGTAAAAAAGGCTATAGAGTTTAACGCTGATTTAATTTTAGCTATAGGCGGTGGAAGCGTAATAGATACTGCAAAAGCAATAGCTATAGGAGCAGCTAATCCTGATATTGATATTTGGGATTTTTGGACTAATAAAAAAACTTTAGAAAAAACTATTAATGTAGGATGCATACTTACAATTTCTGCTGCAGGAAGTGAAACTAGTACGTCAGCAGTGCTTACTAATGATGAAACTTTAGAAAAGAGGGGACTTAATACAGAGTTTAATCGCCCTAAATTTGCTATAATGAATCCTTCTTTTACTTTTACTTTGCCTTATTATCAAGTGGCATGCGGAATAGTGGATATTATGATGCATACTTTAGATAGATATTTTGCTGATAATTGCTGTAATGAAACTACAGATGCTATTGCTGAGGCATTACTTAGAGTTGTTATAAAAAACGGTGCTATAGCTATGAAAGATAAAACTAATTATGATGCTATGAGTGAGCTTATGTGGTGCGGAAGTTTGTCTCATAACACTTTAACAGGTTTAGGCAATGAGTTTGATTTTATAGCACATAAATTTGGTCATGAACTTAGCGGGCAGTTTGATGTGGCACATGGAGCTAGTCTTTCTACTGTTTGGGGTCATTGGGCTAAATATTGCTATGATTATTCTGATTATACTAAAGAGAGATTTAGAAAATATGCAAAAAATGTGTGGAATGTAGATGATGCTCTTGAAGGAATAAATAAAACTATAGAATATTTCAAACAAATTAATATGCCTACCAATTTTACAGAATTGGGAGTAGGAATTCAAGATGATGATATGCTTGATTTACTTAGCAATAGAACTACAAAAAATGGCAGTTTAACTTTTAAACATTTTAGAGCTTTAAATAAAGATGATGTGTTTAATATATTTAAAAGCTGCAATGTTTGATATTCATTAACAATTTTTAACTTTTTTATTATTTGTGGTGGCGTTGCCCCATGCGAAGCGTGCCCTTAGGGTACACGCCCCCAGTTCTTTTTGTGACCAAAAGAACCAAAAAGACTGCAATTATTTAGCTTAAAATGTTGGTATCATCTTATTATGTATTCCTAAGATATTAGCTATAATATTTGTACTTTTTGTTACGGGAAAAAGTAGAATAAAAAAATTATATGATAAAATATAGTTGTTTTTTATTTTCTTAAAATATATTTATCAATATTCCTTAAATGCTCTTCATAAGTTACAGAGAAAGCATGTTTGCCTGTGCCGTCTGCTACAAAAAATATGTAATCTGTTTTAGCAGGGTTTAATGATGCCTCTATAGCTTTAGCACTGCTTGAGCATATTGGTCCTGGAGGAAGGCCTGTATTTTTATAGGTGTTGTAAGGGTGAACCATACGCAAGTCATCATATTTTAGATTTGGTTTTTCTATATAATCGCCTTTTACCAAAGTCATAGCATAAATTGTTGTAGGGTCTGCCTCTAGTCTTTTATCAATATTTAATCTATTATAGTATACAGAAGCTATTAATTTAGGGTCATCATTAGGGCCCATTTCTTTTTCTACAATAGAAGCCATAGTTAATACTTCATGTACAGTTCTTCCTATTTTTTTGGCTCTATCTTCCAAATCTGGAAACTGTTTGAAAAGTGAATCTATCATATGAGTAACTAATACTTCTGCAGGATTACCCTTTACTATATAATATGTAGAAGGGAATATATATCCTTCCACACTATCAGAAGGAATACTATATTTTTCTAATATTTTTTTATCATGGCATACTTTTAAAAATTCTTCTTTTGTAGTAAAGCCTTGAGTTTCTAAATAGTTAGCTATTTCGTATATATTTTTTCCTTCTGCAATAGTGAGCCTTACCATAGCTTGTTTTCCGCTATTTAAATGCTTCATTATATCTATCATGCTCATATTTTTATTAAGCTCATAATAACCGCTTAAAAGTTTTCTGTCATATTTTAAATGTTTAGCTAATACAACGAATAGTCTTGAATTTCTTATAAGTCCTTGCTCTTGCAGTTTTTTTGATATATTGTAAGCACCTTCACCTTGTTTAATTTCAAAATATACTTTTTGAGAATCTTTTGCTACTGGTGAAGTTGTATATATTATTAAACTAACTATTGATATAGCAAATATTATAGCTATAGAAACTATTATAATTAAAGCTCTTTTCATAATTTTGCATAAACCTTTATATAATTAATTATTGATTAATAATTATAAACAAATAAGCAAAAATTGTCAAAATAATATTTTTGTTTTAGAAGATAGATTATTTAAATTATAATTGTTATAAATTTATCTATTCTATATAAAAAATATTTAATTAGTATAAATATTATTGACAAATAAAAAGCTATAATATAAAATTGGTAAACCATATAATCTTGGTGTATTTATGAACACAACACAACACAACACAACACAACACAACACAACACAACACAACACAACACAACACAACACAACACAAAATAAAATAATTTATTATTTCAATTTTTTAAACAAAATTACTTTTTACCCTTTAATTTTAAAAATCTATTTTACAACTTTATCTTTGTATTATATAAAAAAACACTATCTTTTAATATTCTGTATAAATAATCATTAATATAAATATTTTAGGACTTTAGGTATGAAAAAAATACTATTTACTATTTTACTTATTATAAGTTTATTTGCTTTATCTTGTAAAAATAATTCATCATCTTCTATTGGCAAAATTGGAGAAATTGTGGTTAATCCTTATGGAGTAACACCATTATCAGCAGTTTATACAACAGAAACAGTTAATGCTGCCCCTATAACAGTAACAGTTAAAGGACTTTATGGGGAGCCTGATATAATACATACTTATCCAGCAGGTTATGGCACGGAGTTTGAAATACATGGCATGTTTCCAGAATCTGAAAATATTATTGAAGTTAATGATGGCGGAAGGATTATAACTAAGAATGTCAGTATTGGAACTATATCGTATAATAATATTAATATACAAAAGAAATATGATGTAGAGATTAACAATCTACCAGAGGAAAAATATCCTAATAACCCTGAATTATATTTTATTTATCTTTCTCAACCAAGATTTAATATTGCAATATCTCGTAATGGAATAATAAGATATGTTGAAAATGGATCTTATACTTATAAGATATTAAAAAAAGGTAATGGTTTTATAAAAGCTAGTATAGATAATGATATATATGATTTTTTAGGTAAAAAAATTATAAATTTACAAAATAAGTCTCATCATGATATAATTATAAAAAATAATAATTATGTTTATTTTTCTACTTCCACTTTTGGATCTGAAGATAGATTAATAGAAATTGATAATTCAGGTAATATAATTAAAGAACTTAGTTTTGCTAAATTAATAGAAAATTCATTAGATTTACAAAAATATCCAGAAGACGAAGTAATATTTAAACAAATAGTATTTGGTGAGGATGTAAATAATATATATATAAATAATAATGGACAAAACCAAAGTATAGATTGGTGTCATGCTAATTCTTTGGTTTATGATTCAGAAACTGATATTTTATATGTATCATCAAGGCATAGAGGAGTATTGTCTATAGATTATAGTGAATGGAAATTAATATGGTGGATGGCCGATGAAACATTAGCAACTAAAATATTAGTTGGTTATGGAGGTATACCGTACAATATTCATTTTAAGGATTTAAAATCATTAGAGGCATATAGAGTTAAAGGTGATGCTATAAATGATGGTCCTAAGAATCAACATGCTCTATTTTTACATAAAAATGGTAATTTAGGAATGTTTGATAATCAGGGAGATGAGGATAGTAATCCCAATGGTTCAAGATATGTAGAATATAAAATAATAGGCACTTATGGAAATTATCAAGCCAAAAAAGTTTATGAATATAGATATCCTTCTTTATATTCAAGAATAACTTCAGATGTAGATTTTACAGGTGAAAATTATCAAAATATGATTATAACTTATGGTCTATCTAAAACAGTTATAGAAATACATAAAGATACAAAAAATATTTTGTTTAAATTTATAGTAAATATAACAGATCCAACCTATTTGTATAGAGCAGATAAAATGCCGTTATATTATGATGAGGGAAGAGTTTATTCAGAGGATTGTAATTTGAAGAATCCTAATTAATTTTAATTTTATAAAATAAATGAAGGCTTGATTACAATATCGTGATTGAGCCTTTTTTATCATTCTATATGTAATAATTACATGAAATCATTGACAATTTATAGGTTTTATGATATATTGCATAACTGTATAATTTCTAACAAAATTCAAAAAATAGGGTAAGTATATGAAATACGAAATTTTAGCTCAAAATGCCCGCTTTTTTACAATATCAGCGGCAATTCTAACATTAGCTTTTGCATTCTATTTCTATAAATGGATGCGTAAACAAGATGAAGGTACAGAAAAAATGAAAGAAATAGCTTCGCATGTTCGCTCTGGTGCTATAGCTTATCTTAAACAACAATATAGAGTTATAGCTTTCTTCTTTGCTGGAGCTTTCATAATTTTTGCTATTCTTTCTTATGCTTTAAAAGTACAAAATCCATTCATTCCTATAGGTTTCTTAACAGGAGGTTTCTTCTCAACACTTTCTGGTTTCTTAGGTATGAAAACTGCTACTTATGCATCAGCAAGAACTGCTAATGCTGCTAGCAAATCACTAAACCAAGGTTTAACTATAGCTTTCCGTTCTGGTGCTGTTATGGGGCTTACTGTTGTTGGTTTAGCTTTATTTGATATATCTATGTGGTTTATAATACTTAATGCTTGGCTTGATAATAGTTGGTTTAATACTGACTTCTTGGCTTTAGGTAATATTGCTCGTGATTCTTCAGAGTTTATTTCTGCTAAGATGCACTTTGTTACTACTACAATGCTTAGCTTTGGTGTAGGTGCTTCTTTCCAAGCTTTATTTGCTCGTGTCGGCGGCGGTATATTTACTAAAGCTGCTGACGTTGGTGCTGACTTGGTAGGTAAAGTTGAAGCTGGAATACCTGAAGATGACCCAAGAAACCCTGCTGTTATAGCTGACAACGTTGGTGATAACGTGGGTGACGTTGCTGGTATGGGTGCTGACCTTTATGAATCTTATGCAGGTTCTATACTTGCTGCTATGAGTTTAGGTTCTGCTGCTTTTGGTTATATTAATCCTGATATTAGCCCTATATATGCTGTATCTCTTCCTATGATACTTGCGGCAATTGGTACTCTTTCTTCTATAATAGGTGTATTCTTCGTTAAAACTAAAGAAGGTGCTACTATGGGAGAATTGTTAAAATCTTTAAGAGTTGGTGTTTATGTGAGCAGTGCTATAATAATAGTAGTTGCTTTTATATTAGTAAAAATGCTTCTTCCAAACAATTTAGGTTTATTTGTTTCTATAATTGTAGGACTTATAGCTGGTAACGTTGTTGGTTTCTTTACAGAATATTACACTGCTGCTGAATACAGACCTACTCAATGGGTTGCTGAACAATCTAAAACTGGTCCTGCTACTGTTATAATCGGAGGACTTGCTGTTGGTATGCAATCTACTTTAATACCTGTTGTTACAGTAGTTGTTTCTATTATATTAGCATTTGGTTTTGCTGGAGGTTTCGGTTCTGGTGCTTCTGCATTCTCTCAAGGTTTATATGGTATTGCTTTAGCTTCTGTTGGTATGTTATCTACTTTAGGTATTACATTAGCTACAGATGCTTATGGTCCTATAGCTGACAATGCCGGCGGTAATGCTGAAATGTCTGGTCTTCCTGAGAGTGTTAGAGAGAGAACTGATGCTTTAGACTCTTTAGGTAATACTACTGCTGCTACTGGTAAAGGTTTTGCTATATGTTCTGCTGCTTTAACTGCTATGGCTTTGATTGCTGCTTATATAGAAGAGATTAAAGTTTCTTTGGGCAGAATGATTAATACAGGTAATTTAACTTCTATTAATATCGGTACTATAGAGTATACTGCTAATACACCTGCAGAATTATACCAAAAAATAGTTTACAGCTTACACATGAATGAGTTTATGAATGCTTTCAATATTCACTTGATGAACCCTAAAGTATTAGTTGGTATATTTATCGGTGCTATGTTAGTATTCTTCTTCTGTGCTTTAACTATGAAAGCTGTTGGTCGTGCTGCTGCTGGAGTTGTTGAGGAAGTTAGAAGACAATTTAGAGAGATTAAAGGTCTATTAGCTGGAGAGGCTGGAGTAAAAGCTGATTATGAGAAAGCTGTTCAAATCTGTACTAAATCTGCTCAAAAAGAGATGATTGTTCCTTCTGTACTTGCTATAGTTGTACCTGTTGTTGTTGGTTTTATATTTGGCGTACCTGCTGTTATAGGTATGTTAGTTGGCGGTTTAACTTCTGGTTTTGCTATGGCTGTTATGATGTCTAATGCAGGCGGTGCTTGGGACAATGCTAAAAAATACATTGAAGCTGGTAATTTAGGCGGTAAAAAGATACTTGATGAAAATGGTAATAAAATCACTAACCCTAATCATGCTGCTGCTGTTATAGGGGATACTGTTGGTGACCCATTCAAAGATACTTCTGGACCAAGCTTAAACATTCTTATTAAACTTATGAGCTTAATAAGTGTTGTATTTGCTGGTGCTGTTGTTGCTTTCTCACCAAAAATTCAAGCTTTACTTGGAATAGCTGACCAAATTATTAAGTAATAAATTTTATTAAAAATATAAGCTGTCTGACTTTTATTAGTTAGGCAGCTTTTTTATTTACTATAATTCTTTTTATTATACAATAATTGTTAAATAATGGTAATTTTTATTTATTTATAATACTAATCATACTTAATATTATTAATTTTAGGTATTTACGATATCATTTTTGTTTTGTTATTTTTAATATAAAGTTTCTTGGATTTATTATGAAGTTTGTAAAATATTTTTTATTTGTAACAATTTTAATTATAACTATTACATACAGTGCATTTGCAAGTTTAGAGATAAATTTTCAAGGACATTATGGAATTGCTTTTCCATTTAATTCTATAAAAGTAAATGATAATTATAAAAACACTATTTATGACAGCGTTGATGGTACTTTAGGTTTTGAAGGAACTTTGTTTTTCCAAATAGGAAATTACTTTAAATTATTTGAAGATGATTATACAAGCATTATTAAAGGTGTGAGTTTATTTGGAGATATTGGTTTTAGTATTAATGCTTTGATGTCTGATTATAAAGAGAATAATAATAAATATACAGAGGTACTTGGATTTTATTCTATGCTGGTTGGGGCAACTGTTAAATTAAATTTCAGTAAAATGTCTATAGGATTAGGTACAGGAATAATAGCTCCTTTATATGCTATGGTCGCTTCAAGTAAATATGGCGGGGTTATGTCAGCACCTGATGATTTAGATAATTGGAATGTTAATGATATGAGAAATCTATTTAAAGCTCCAATAATGCCTTATGTAAAACTCACTATTGAAGGATTTTTGTATTTAGTTCCTAATTTTGCTGTTACTCTTGGAGGCTATATGATGTATAATTTTGGTATGCAGTACAAAACAGATGTTGTTAATAATAATTTAGGCGGTAATATATATAATCAATATAATTTCTCTGATTTTTCTATTGGTTTAATTTTAGGTATATCTTTTGGAAGAAGCGACGGATATAATTAAAAAGCTAGGTCATTAGAAGAAAGCATTAAGTTTTTTAAAATTACAAAATAGTAAATTATAGTAAGAATTAAGGCTGCTTAACTTTAATAAAAGTTGGGCGGCTTTTTTATGTGTAAAATTCCAATATTTATAATAATAAAATAAATGTAGTGTATTATATTTATATAATATAAAAATAAAAAATACATATTATATTCTTGACATTAAAGAAATTTTAATATAAACTCGCAAACTACAACAACAATATAAGGATACATTATGAAAAATAGACATTCCATTAGGGTGAAGATGCCTATAGTGATTAGTTTGCTCAGTACATTTTTTTTAGTTTTAATAGTTGTTATATTATCGTTGAGGTCTAACAAAACAATAAAAGAATCTACGTTATCTGGATTTAATAGCACAGTTACTGGTTATAAAGAGATGTTGGATACTTGGTTAGATGACCAGAGAAATTTGATAAGAACTTATGCAGTATCTCCTGTTGTAATATCATATCTTTTAAATAGAGATGCTGTTGATATTAGACCTGTGCTTGCTGAGTTTGAGGCAATTAATGATTTGGTTTTAGATATAGGTTTAACTGATACAAATGGTATAATATTGGATAATGTGAATGGGGTAAAAATAGGGGAAAATATTATTACCATTAGAACTAATATTTTAAATATATTAAAAGCTAACAATAACAAAGCTTCTTTTGATGATCAATTACAAAAATCTGTTGCTGATAATAAATGGTCTTTAGCTGCTCTTTCTGGTGTATTTTATAATGGGGAGCATATAGGAAATGTATATATTATTATGGATTGGGAAGATTTATCTGTGAGGCTTCAGAATTTAAAACTTCCTGAAAGAACAAGGATATTTGCCGTAGATGATGATAGAAATATAGTTTTAGACACTAGAAATGAGCTTAATACCAAAGCTAATGAGGCTTATGAACAAATTATTAATTCTAATCAATTATCTGGGTATATGACTTATATATCTTCTGTAAGTCATGATTCAAGAACGGCTGTTTATACAAGGATAGATAATGTGCCTTGGTATTTAATTATGGCAATGGATGATAAAATTATTTATCAGGCTAATAATGATTCTATAAAGATATCAATAGTTATTTGTATATTATCTATCATTTTTATAAATATTTTTACTTTTTTATATATTAAGAGAGTTACAAACCCATTAAAAGATTTAATGATTCATGCTACGAATATATCTAATGGAAATATAAAAGAAAATATTAGAGTAAATTATAGAAAAGATGAGTTTGGAGAATTAGAAAGAGTTTTTGATTTGATGAGCAGACGATTATCTGAAGTAGTGTCTAATGTAAACAAAGCTTCTGATGAGATAATAGAGGCGGCAGAAAATATGATGGAAAGCAGCAATGAATTGTCTGAAAGAACAGATTCACAGTCATCAAGTTTAGAAGAAACGGCAGCTAGTATAGAGGAAATGGTTTCTAGTATTAAGATATCAGCAGAAAAATCTGTAGCGGGTA
It encodes the following:
- a CDS encoding methyl-accepting chemotaxis protein; protein product: MKNRHSIRVKMPIVISLLSTFFLVLIVVILSLRSNKTIKESTLSGFNSTVTGYKEMLDTWLDDQRNLIRTYAVSPVVISYLLNRDAVDIRPVLAEFEAINDLVLDIGLTDTNGIILDNVNGVKIGENIITIRTNILNILKANNNKASFDDQLQKSVADNKWSLAALSGVFYNGEHIGNVYIIMDWEDLSVRLQNLKLPERTRIFAVDDDRNIVLDTRNELNTKANEAYEQIINSNQLSGYMTYISSVSHDSRTAVYTRIDNVPWYLIMAMDDKIIYQANNDSIKISIVICILSIIFINIFTFLYIKRVTNPLKDLMIHATNISNGNIKENIRVNYRKDEFGELERVFDLMSRRLSEVVSNVNKASDEIIEAAENMMESSNELSERTDSQSSSLEETAASIEEMVSSIKISAEKSVAGKNMMSESIIFIENAANIISKTASNVEEVYHSSEKIKDITKIIEDIAFQTNILALNASVEAARAGDQGKGFAVVASEVRNLAQTTQASVKDITDLVDNTTQKVAVATETAKESQKIFIDLQKKVSETSELMETITSNALEQESGTNQISIEVNNMESATAQNAALAENSNEISKSLVEKARSLEESIKFFNIIK
- a CDS encoding sodium-translocating pyrophosphatase, translating into MKYEILAQNARFFTISAAILTLAFAFYFYKWMRKQDEGTEKMKEIASHVRSGAIAYLKQQYRVIAFFFAGAFIIFAILSYALKVQNPFIPIGFLTGGFFSTLSGFLGMKTATYASARTANAASKSLNQGLTIAFRSGAVMGLTVVGLALFDISMWFIILNAWLDNSWFNTDFLALGNIARDSSEFISAKMHFVTTTMLSFGVGASFQALFARVGGGIFTKAADVGADLVGKVEAGIPEDDPRNPAVIADNVGDNVGDVAGMGADLYESYAGSILAAMSLGSAAFGYINPDISPIYAVSLPMILAAIGTLSSIIGVFFVKTKEGATMGELLKSLRVGVYVSSAIIIVVAFILVKMLLPNNLGLFVSIIVGLIAGNVVGFFTEYYTAAEYRPTQWVAEQSKTGPATVIIGGLAVGMQSTLIPVVTVVVSIILAFGFAGGFGSGASAFSQGLYGIALASVGMLSTLGITLATDAYGPIADNAGGNAEMSGLPESVRERTDALDSLGNTTAATGKGFAICSAALTAMALIAAYIEEIKVSLGRMINTGNLTSINIGTIEYTANTPAELYQKIVYSLHMNEFMNAFNIHLMNPKVLVGIFIGAMLVFFFCALTMKAVGRAAAGVVEEVRRQFREIKGLLAGEAGVKADYEKAVQICTKSAQKEMIVPSVLAIVVPVVVGFIFGVPAVIGMLVGGLTSGFAMAVMMSNAGGAWDNAKKYIEAGNLGGKKILDENGNKITNPNHAAAVIGDTVGDPFKDTSGPSLNILIKLMSLISVVFAGAVVAFSPKIQALLGIADQIIK
- a CDS encoding aryl-sulfate sulfotransferase; translated protein: MKKILFTILLIISLFALSCKNNSSSSIGKIGEIVVNPYGVTPLSAVYTTETVNAAPITVTVKGLYGEPDIIHTYPAGYGTEFEIHGMFPESENIIEVNDGGRIITKNVSIGTISYNNINIQKKYDVEINNLPEEKYPNNPELYFIYLSQPRFNIAISRNGIIRYVENGSYTYKILKKGNGFIKASIDNDIYDFLGKKIINLQNKSHHDIIIKNNNYVYFSTSTFGSEDRLIEIDNSGNIIKELSFAKLIENSLDLQKYPEDEVIFKQIVFGEDVNNIYINNNGQNQSIDWCHANSLVYDSETDILYVSSRHRGVLSIDYSEWKLIWWMADETLATKILVGYGGIPYNIHFKDLKSLEAYRVKGDAINDGPKNQHALFLHKNGNLGMFDNQGDEDSNPNGSRYVEYKIIGTYGNYQAKKVYEYRYPSLYSRITSDVDFTGENYQNMIITYGLSKTVIEIHKDTKNILFKFIVNITDPTYLYRADKMPLYYDEGRVYSEDCNLKNPN
- the mltG gene encoding endolytic transglycosylase MltG; amino-acid sequence: MKRALIIIVSIAIIFAISIVSLIIYTTSPVAKDSQKVYFEIKQGEGAYNISKKLQEQGLIRNSRLFVVLAKHLKYDRKLLSGYYELNKNMSMIDIMKHLNSGKQAMVRLTIAEGKNIYEIANYLETQGFTTKEEFLKVCHDKKILEKYSIPSDSVEGYIFPSTYYIVKGNPAEVLVTHMIDSLFKQFPDLEDRAKKIGRTVHEVLTMASIVEKEMGPNDDPKLIASVYYNRLNIDKRLEADPTTIYAMTLVKGDYIEKPNLKYDDLRMVHPYNTYKNTGLPPGPICSSSAKAIEASLNPAKTDYIFFVADGTGKHAFSVTYEEHLRNIDKYILRK
- a CDS encoding iron-containing alcohol dehydrogenase yields the protein MQSFNLQLPTKVIFGKNAQENTASEIKKLNAKKIFIVYGSNRIKENGLLDNIENMLKKENIDYTFFNNVKANPLLSHARIGVKKAIEFNADLILAIGGGSVIDTAKAIAIGAANPDIDIWDFWTNKKTLEKTINVGCILTISAAGSETSTSAVLTNDETLEKRGLNTEFNRPKFAIMNPSFTFTLPYYQVACGIVDIMMHTLDRYFADNCCNETTDAIAEALLRVVIKNGAIAMKDKTNYDAMSELMWCGSLSHNTLTGLGNEFDFIAHKFGHELSGQFDVAHGASLSTVWGHWAKYCYDYSDYTKERFRKYAKNVWNVDDALEGINKTIEYFKQINMPTNFTELGVGIQDDDMLDLLSNRTTKNGSLTFKHFRALNKDDVFNIFKSCNV